The genomic interval AAGTGCTCATGACAGCACATTTGCAGATGTTTAGAATGTATTAGAGTTTGTCTAATGATGGAAACCTGACCAGTGCTCTCTTAGAGTATAAGAGAAGGCATCTCAGAAGAGGTTTCATGTGAGCAGGGTTTGGAAGCTCAGACCAGGAGCTGCCAGCCAAGGATGAGTGATAAAGTATCATGACATTTTCTATCTTAACCTTCCCAATTTCTTTCAAACATGACTTTGCAGCTCGTATTCaatcttctttgtttgttttgcttcacCTAAGACCATGGGATttgaaaagaagattaaaaagaaaaggaagaactcCTGAGGCAGGACAAGTCAGAATGACTTCATTATCTCTCCTCTCAGCTCCATACATTGAAAAGAGAATAAACAGCCCGTGCGCCTGTGCACTCCGCGGTGCAGTCTCTGTCTGGGAGCGTCTACGGGCCGCCGATCATGCCCGCGGGTGTGCCCCTGGGCACCTACCTGAAAATGTTCGCAGCCAGCCTCCTGTCCATGTGCGCGGGGGCCGAAGTGGTGCACAGGTATTACCGGCCCGACCTGACGATACCTGAAAATCCACCAAAGCCTGGAGAACTCAAAACAGAGCTTTTGGGACTGAAAGAGAGACAACACCAACCTCAGCTTTCTCAGCAGTAGAAATGAAATACAAGATATCATGCCAAGATGTCTGtgaatagtattttaaatatgtgtacatatattttaaatatgtatgttaaAAAGTTGATTGAGTCAGACTGTGTGTTCTTACGCATTTCATCCAATGCTGAGTGTAAGAGGAGGTGCtcagggccaggctcagtggcttatgcctgtaatcctaggactgtgggaggccgaggcgggtggattgcctgagttcacaggttcgagaccagcctgagccagagtgagacttcgtctctaaaaatagctgggcgtaggacggcacctgtggctcaaaggagtagggcgctggccccccatatgctggaggtggccggttcaaacccagccctggccaaaaactgcaaaaaaaaaaaaaatagctgggcattgtggtgggtgcctatagtcccagctccttgggagtctgaagcaaaagaatggcttgagcccaagagtgtgaggttgctgtgagctatgacttcatggcactataccaagggcaacgaagtgagactgtctcccccccccaaaagagGAGGTGCTCAGTACATTGAAATTTAATAATGTTTTGACCAGTATTTCTTGAAAACTGCCAAAGTGCTTGTCATCTGTTTCTTAAATGTGACTTGGAAGATACTTAGTCTTGAATATCATATGAGACACAACATTTGCAAGGGTACCCTGTGGGTTGTCTTGATATAatgtaaatcaataataaaatcattttaaatcaaaaaaaaagaaaagagaataaacatCACCCTTTGGATCATTTTGCACCCTTTGGATGCAGAATGTTTTGCTGTACCAATCTTTGATCTGTCTTCTGCAATGATATCTCTATGATTTTATGATAAGTAAATTGTAAGTTTCTGTATCCTCCAGGATTACTTGGTGCAGATTATTGCCATGAGTAACAGCAGTCCAACTCACAGATATGTCAATAGACATTCCAGTTACTTTTCTCCCATGTAGTTGTCTGGGTCATAGCCCCTGGCTGGCATGAAGGCACTGGTACACCAAGCCCTCAGGAACTCCAATTGCTTCATTATTGTTCTCTGTCATGGTGGCTTCTATTCCAAGGAACAGTACAAGGGCCATGGTGGCTGCTCACCAGATACCTTCTTCCCAAAGGAGCCAGAATGAAGTAAGATGAAATGAAGCTGAGAGGGTTTAAAGTGCCAGGTTCCTTTTCAAGGAACATTCCAAGAAGCTGACACCATTCACTTCCATTTATAACCTTTAAATTCTGTTAAATTAAAGAAGCAGGAGGCCAGTAACCTGCTGATATCTCTGTACTTTGAGTTCTTATGTAAAGAACTGCAACCTAACTTAGCTAAAACAAACTAAAACCTAATTATTTTCCTAACAGATAGCTGGTTCCCAGCCAATCACATGTAGTGAACTGGTCAAACCATGTCCCAATAGGGCAAATGTCTAGCTGTACCCATTCAAGCCATTTTTGTACTTTACTTCCATAAATATAATCTACCTTGCCAAGCGGAGCTCTTTGAACCTCTTCTGCTACTGACTGCTGCCCAATTCTTGAATTGTTCTTTCTTCAAAGAACCTCTGTTAAATTAATTTTGTCTGAAGTTTTTCTATTAACAACCTCAAAGCCACATAGAGCTGAGTTGTGGTATGTTTTTTGGACaagttgaatatttaaaaaatgatttctgacTACTGTATACTGCCACTGCTGATGTTGCTATGAGGACTAGGATGACTGCTACTATGGTAGTGACTGTTACGTGCTTGGTATACTTCGAGGTGCTCAAGACATTTATCTGTATTAACACCAGCATGTAGATACCATTATTATTCCCAGTTACAGAGGCAGAAACGAAAGCACACAGATAAATTAACTCACCCGCAGTCATGCAGTTAATAAGTGGCACTCCTATGGCTAGCAGGTGGCAAAAgaaggggttcaaacccagatagTCTGGCTTTCAAGTCCACACTCTAAAATACCACGTGCTATAAATTATTACAAACACTATCTGTTTGATTTATTTATGGGTTTTTGTCCAGCAGTTTTTCTGTTAggcctttttatttaattaacttaATATAAAGTACATTATACATATTTTCAAACACATATGATAGTAGAAGGGATAGAGTCCTCAGTGTATTTTCCCATTACTCAGTTTTAACATGCATGGTTCATTTGTTTTATCTATATTACCTtatattagtttctttttcttcaagacTATTTTGACGTCAATCCTTAACCTTGTATTACTTTATCGTAATACTTTAGTATGTGTTTCTAAAAGATAAGGACTCCTGATTGAAACACAAACACAATACCTGTATCTTGCTTAAAAATAATTAGCAACAATTCCTTTAATATTGGCAGATATCCACTTAGGATTCAAATTTCCCTGATTATCTTATAAACTTTTttctcagctatttttaaaaatagagaatcaATGAAAGTCCATCTTCTGTTTCTTACGCTTGTTGTTAGTCTATAACATTTCTAACGTCCCTCccccattgtgtgtgtgtgtgtgtgagtgtgtgcatgctTATGTGGTGTTCTGATGAAAACTGTGACTCTTACTATGGATCCTggtccaaatattttctctagagACTTAGAGTTCTCTTTTCCCCCAAAGCCAAGAGGATCACCTTCCCTTGTAAACCCTTCTGTAGGACTCAGTCATAGAAATCTCAACCTAGGAGTCCAGTCTGACTCACTCGGAACAGGAAATTCTGGCCCTCTGCAGGAGACAATGAGGCATTTGTGTGATTTTAGGGAGCAGACGTTTCTATGAGAATTACTACAGGCCCAATTCTTTCCCCTAGTTATGAAGTACCATGACCCCAAAGAGctccccacctgcccttcccTTGATTTTAAGGCAGAAATGATTACATAAGGGAGGGCACTGATCCTTTGCATTTTTGTAGCTATTTTCATGTCTGGGAAAGCCGAAGTCTGCAATAACCACCTTAAAAATGTAGCAGGGAGCAGAGATGTGTGTGGGGTTGGGAAGTCTGGAACGCAGAGTCAGTAATTATAGCACAGAGCGAGGACTCTAAATGTGCCTGATTATAGAAATCCAGGAGCAACCCAGAATGCTATTGCCTCGGCATCTTGTCAGGACTAGAGCCCTGAACTAAGAGAGCAGAAGGGATGGGTCAAGCCAGATGGGTCAGGAGGGATGAGTCAGGCCAGAAGCAGGATGTGGTCCTGGATGGGCACAGCCCCAGCTCTGAGGGGCCCTGCATTCAGTGACGGTCAGGTGGAGAGTATGCTCAGaaaggattcaaacccagatagCTTTATTTCCAAGATGGAAATAATGTTCTGCCAGTACTGGGCAGCTCCATCCAGGTGAGCAGACTGGGGCCCCCATATAGGAGGCATCTGGGGCTGGGATCATGCGTCCAAAATTGTCATCTGCAACCAGTAGtgactcatgaatgaattaagtGGCATGGGGAAGTCTTACTTTCCAATGGTTGTGTGTATATTTGAATATGATTTTACTGATACCCACAGGGAAAGGGTGGATGGCATGGGCTCTGCAGCTTGAATGCTTGGGCTTGAATTCTCACTCTGCCATGGACTTCCCAGCTGTGCAACTTGGTCTtgctgtgactcagtttcctcacctgtaacaTAGAGATAATAATAGGCCAACCTCCAAGAGCTACAGTGAGGAATCACTTAATTAATAATGAATTAGACATGTGTCTGAGATGTAGCAAGCTGTAATTATTGTTGTCACTCAGAGAGGCACTATGTTGTATGGTTAAGAACTtggactctggagtcagacaaTTGGGAATCAAGTCTCACTtctccactgttcttttttttgagacagagtctcaagctgtcaccttgggtagagtgctgtggcatcacagctcacagcaacctccaactcctgggctcaagtgattctcctgcctccaccgcccaagtagctgggattataggtgcctgccacaacgcctggctattttttggttgcagccgtcattgttgtttggccggcccaggctggattccaacctgccagctcaggtgtatgtggctgggaccaGGAATAGTTGTTCTGCCCTTTCTATATTCTGGTAATTTGTAAAACCACAtgctatttaatttaataatgctTACAGGGTCTGTTTCTTGCCCAGTGGCCTCCAGCCAAAGTCTAGTTAAACGACCAGAGGATTCATCTACTCAAGTTAAGCTTGAACATTTAGAGTTGAATTTGGAGGAAGTGGAGGTCAAATACATGGAATTATATAATTTGGCCTGAAGAGAAGTAAATGAATCACCTAGGGGACAGAACTCGGTGGCTCTGGCCCAAGGGTGGCTTGGCAGAGGAAGCCATTGCCAAAGATGGACAAGCTGGAGGCGTCTCCTGTGAACATGACCTTGAGAACAAAGCCCCCACGTCTATGGGTTGCCTGAACCCTCTGAGTATGTTGTCATCAGCCTTGACAGAGCCCCAGCTAGGAGCttgcaaatgaataaaaagattaGTAGAGTTAGATGCTGTTTTACATAAATTAAGGATTGTATGAGAAAATAGTTGCTTGTGCTGATTGGCACTGCAGTCTCTGGCGTAttcaaaatgcaaatgaaaacaacctttGTCGCACCAGGGCTCTCAGCTTCTGGAAAGCTTCTGACAGCAAATCCAGAACTTAAGAGACAAGAAAAATGAGGAGTTTGTGGCACACCTTACATaggtatttatcattttttgcaAAGAAGCAGACCTTGGAATTGATTTGTTTTACAAGAATTCGATTTAGTCACCTCCTTCCATCCTATCCTAAGGCCTGTCTGCGGTCATTTAACCTGTCCATTGTTTGTGTCCTGTGCCCACCTGGCTCTATCCCTACGACTGTGCATACACGCTGCGGAAACAGGGAGACTTCATCCAGGACTATTACAATAGGTGTCAAGATTATTACAATAGGGAGAGGAGTTGGGCTCAGCACTGATCGCAACAAAGGGATTTACAGCTAATGAACCGGTTGGGAGGTCATCAAGAGGGAAGTCATACCAGCCTGACCAAGCAGGATTCTTGCTGAGGGCAGGCCAGGGAGGTCAGACATCAGGGTGGGCTATGGCAGACTCTCTCTCTAACCTGACTTAGAGGGATTTTTCCTGAAACTGGCCTCTGCAGGTCTGGCAGGATCAAGGCTGAGGTTGAGGTCTAGTCAAGAAGAAGGCTTAGAGGATCTGACTACAGTTTGTTTAAGAAgagagtctttgtcaaagaatgaGTGAAAAGCTTCTTTGCCCCAGATTAGTTTGCAAgtgcattattattaatatttgagGTAAGATATTTTAGGGTCGTCTCttattggttttctatttgttgtttgttttgttttgaattggGGCTCTTTGTAAGCAATAGGAAATGACAGACATAGGCTGCTGGAATAAACCAGTCTCACACCTGATGTTCTGATCACGCTACTTAAGTTGCAGCTTCTGAGAGAGCACAGGTTGGCCAGGTGTGGGTCAGTGCCACACCCTTGTGAGGGATTGCTCCTGACAGTGCCAAGTGGAGAAAGCTTTGCTTCCCCAGAGAGAACCAGGGGGCTGTTACTGGAGAAAGGAAAGCACCTGAGGGTGGGAAGACATGGCAaccgtggttctcaaccctcccaGACTGACTTAACATCCACCGCCATGACAGACGTTGTGTAAAGCTTCCTTACATTCCTGAAATGAAATTCACAAGTACCATGACCTACTatacacaaaaaatttaaaatcagactATTATCTTAACCATAATAGGAAACTAACTTATAAAATATTgcttataataaaaagaacacaatAGAATTATACAATAACAAATATGTGTCTGGGAACAGCTGCACTGTAAGGTGTAAAAAATCAGTGAGATTTTTGGTCCTCCTGCTGAAGAATAAGTCTGGATTTAAAAGCAGCAAGACAATCAGAGGCACACAGGAAATAACAGATGAGGGGTGGATACCAGCATAAGACCCATTCAGCGTACATTAAAAGATGTAAAAAGTGCTTTGTGTTCCTGTGGCTTTTTGTTTGAGGCTCACTTAATTATGAACAGAGTTTTAATCTGTGGGCACATCCAGAAGGACATTTAAAAGTCATGGCGGATGCAGTATGGTTATTTATGACATGGGACTGTCTTGCATGTGGTGAGAGTTATGGCATCCTGGGCTCTGCAGTCCCTGTAAAGGAAAAATGGGATAGATTTTGAAATTTAGTGGGTGTCTGGATTAGCTCATCAAGGAGGCAATCTTTGCCTTTCATTGACTTTAGCCAGACAATATTTTGCAATGCTGTGTAGATAGAAGCTGATTTGTAGCAAACTCACAGCAATGCAACAATTCCTGTCCATAGAAATGTACATTATGTCCAGGAGGGGATGAACGGACTCCATTAGGGAAGACTCTAATTTTGACTCTATCAATCAATTGCTTTTCAGCATTCCTAATAGCCCATAAATGTATCTGGTCTTTGGACTTCCCCTTTGAATTGGTTTAAAAACCTTCCTGGTTGTCTCATTAATTACTGatttaaataaaaccatgaaCACATGCTCATTTAGTATTTGTGTGACtgtgatgatcttttttttttttggagacagagctgaatctcactccattgcctAGGTTagagctatggcatcagcctggctcacagcaacctcagactcctgggcttaagcaataatcctcctgcctcactcgagtagctggggctacgggcacctgctacaacactgggccaatttttctgtttttagtacagacaggagtctcactcttgcttaggctgttcttgagCGCCTaagttcaagtggtcctcccaccttggcctctccaaGCACTAAgggtacaggcgtgagccactatgcctgtccAGTAatgattctatttaaaaaattagccttttaaaaatttcaatcgTTGTGCAACCCAAAATTAATCCCTCAACTTTTCAAGACTCCTCATAAGACAATAATAAATATACTGTGAACCATTgtactgcacacacacacatacgcagaAATGATGTGCCTAAACAGACCCAGTGTGCTTTCCCTTATCTGCAACCTGTGGCCAAGAGTTGACTGAATGCTATATCGCTCTCGTTTTATAAATGTTCTGCTTTGCGTTTTTAGGGTTTGAAACTAGAACCTCAAGGTGGGGTCCTTGAGATCATTCTTCATTCATAGCCATTTTTATGGCTTTTTGGCTTTTGTACGAGGAAAACCACAACTCTAGAACGACCCATCACCTTTCCACATGTATATCAAAGGGAATTACATTGTGTGTAATTCTAATCTTCTCAGGCACCGGTTGTTTCTTTGGTGTCGTGGGGGTATTTTTAAgcatcaaaagagaaaaagaaggaaaaaaaatccaaagagacCATCCCCAAGTCTGAAATCCTGTTAAACCTTGCACAAAACCAAACCCAACAGACCTTGACGGAATAAGCTCATAAACAGAGCAGTCCACGGTCTTAGTGTGGAGACCCCTGTGGGTTCCTTTGTGAGCCCAACCCCTTGCATCAGGGCTCCAGGGGACAGGGAAGATATCCTGTTTTCCAAGTACTCTGATCAGCTACTTGGAATAAAAGGGTCTTTGGATTTAGTGCTCATTTTCATAGCTCTGGTCCTTTTACAAGGCAGAGGCAGAAATCACTAAAGGTTACGTGGGGGAACAGGAAAGGGGCTTGGACGTCTTTGTGCTCTGCTCTGGGAAATTAGTATCTGGACAAATTAGGATTTTTGCCAGTGGATCAGGAGGTCAGGGTGGGGAGGATgagatttcttatttaaaattcttatacCCTAATCAATAGAGGACATATTTGCAATACAGAGAATTGCTTCTGTCTAAAGCATTTTTCTAAAGCATTTCATAATGTTAGAATATTAATCATTGCTGTCAAATActcaaaaaatactaaaatatacaCCACGGTGTAATTTGAATGCTCAACGAGTGTGACTCATATGTCAGCGCCCCCACATCACGTGGGGACttcctctgctcctcctcctgtctcctgCACCCCATCAATCACGTGGGCCCCTAATTCTTCCTCTAAAAGGCTAAACTCAGGGACGTCCTACCTGCTCTTCCCCCCTCTGAAAGGCTCTTTCCCTGGGGAACTGCCAAGTGACACTCTCTCCTTCCTGTCACAGTCAGGGCTGTTCCCTAAAGTCTCCCTTGAGACGCCTTCCTGACCATCATGCCCAGTAACTTCTCATGTCCCCAATCCTATTACTCCACTTTATTTTCTCCACAGCACTTTGCACTTGACATTACAGATGCTCCTTGAGTTATGAAGGGGCAACGTCTTGACAAACCCATCATAGGTTAAAAATATTGTAAGATAACAATCTTCCCTAATCTACTGAACATCATAGTTGAACCTGGCCTACCTTAGACATGCTTGGAGTTCACCATCGTGAAGTTGAAATTTTGTAAATCGAACCATTGTAAGTCAGGGACCGTGTGTAGTGAATATCTATGTTTTTAATCAGCTAATGTCTTTCTTCCCATTAGAAGGGTTTGTTCAATGTTACCCTTGGGTACTGAGGACAGAACACAGGTATCGTAGGGCCTCAACCAGTGTTGTTGAGTCAATATGAGTTTGCCGCTCTTTAAAGCATCAACCTAGACCTGCCTCCTTCCTGGGCCTTTAGGGATGACTTTCAGGCCTAGTTCCTCTTCTCTCAGTGGCCTTGTCCTGTGTTTGCAGCCAGCGTGTGCTTTTTGAGGCCTCTGGGCGTGAGACTTGACGCTGGGCAGGGGCTGGCTCCAGGAAGATGAGAGTCCCTGCCTCGCAGCAGGGGACACGGATTCTAAGCATGTAACTTTTATCTCTGTCTAATTCTTAGTTGTCCTTCTATCTCATTTTATAGTTACTTTGATCATTTGCTCTAAAAAcaatttctctctctgtgtgtggctTGTCACTTGAAGAAGCTGAACTGGACACCGGGAAGTCTGTGCTATAGTTGAGATGGAAGGATCAACTTTGGGgctgaggaggggaggggggcagcAAGGAAGAAATCAGAGCAGGCTTCACGGAAGAAGTAACAGAAGTGGACGAGCAGGAGCTCCCCAGAGGTGGATGTGAGTGGGAAAGTCACCTGGGCTGTGCAGAGACCAAAAAGCTGCTGTCGATGAAAGAGGGTGCTGTTTGGAATACCCTGAAAGTCACCTAACTTTCTAGATGACGACTCCGCTTAGCATGTCTCAGGACAGTGCaggcccccccaccccaaccccacatGACCCTGTCCAAGCCAGTCCAGTCCAATCCTGGGATATCTTTTGAGATCTGGGCAAGTACAAAGCATGGTGGAGGATACAGAGGAACACCGAGTACCCCCCTTGCCCTCAAGGCATCCTGAGTCTGAACAGGAAGCCTGGCTTCTAAAGGGAAACAAGAATAAACGATCCGATTCATGTTCAAGGCATCAGGAGCACACAGGCGCAAGGATTTGTGCCCAGTTCACCTGCTAAGGAAAAGGCAGCAGACTTCACTGGATAGTGACAAactcatcattcattcattctctcaccAAACAAGGATTTGCTACGTACCTAGGGAAGCTCCAGGCCTGGCGTGTTCTAGGTGTTTGGAGGAGAGAGAGGTAAATGGGGAAGATGAGATGCCGGCTCTCATAGGGCTCACTCTGCATATTCACCGTAATATAGGTGAGCAGGTGAGTCAATGAGACCTTTTCAGATGCTGACAGTGCTGTGAAGACACAGGGTGGGGACGTCTGGAGATAGAGAGCAGGAGGGCAGGGGGCTCCTCTGAGCCCTGTCAAGGCTTAATATGGAGGAAGAGGTGGGCGCGTGAGGCCTTGAGCAGAAGGCTGGGAGGGGGGACAGCCACTGGGTGTGTTTCGGCAGCAGGTGGGCCAGTGCAGCTGTGGGGCCCAACTTTGTACTAACTGGGGATACAATGGACTAAATTCTTTATTTCAAGTCATCGTTTGGAGTGAAGAGAGCACTGATGAAGGTTAATTTAATTTAGACTCTTGAAGCCCATCAAACCATGCCATGCCCACCCCCTGGgcccttctctctcctgcccttgAATCTCCTCCTTCCACTTGGTCTGTTGACAGTGACGTCTGGCCCCTCCGACGCTTGAGTCCCTAAGCCATTCAATTTCCTGtgcattattaaaattattaaaacatgaAATCCAGGCACAGTAGTTATCTCTTTTGTTGATCCATAGAGAACAGAAAcaggcaaagaaaagaaacaaaattatgtgACCTTGGATCATATCAGCCCAGCTCAGCGAAACAAAGACCCTGGAGATTTTCTGGTTGACGTGTGAGACTTCATTTTGGTGTTTGGAACAAGGACATGTTGAAACAATGATACCACCGTGGCTTTTGTTTGTGGACGGCTCATAGAGTGTGTCTGGGCAGAGGAGTTCTGCACAGGGCTTCTTTCTGTCGGCAAATAACTCCCGAACACTTACTGTGGGCCAGGCTCAGTATTATCTTATTGAATCCTCACAATAGCCCTTGCAGAGGGATGATGTTATTAGTCCCATTTCACGGATaataaactgaggcccagaaccCAGAAGTGTTTTCTGTTCATTGCAGAGTAAGAGCTGGAGCCTGGATTTAATAGCAATCTGTTTTCTACACAGTCTGTGCTGGTTGGCACATACTCTTACCTAAAAGGGCCAGCACT from Nycticebus coucang isolate mNycCou1 chromosome 21, mNycCou1.pri, whole genome shotgun sequence carries:
- the LOC128573869 gene encoding protein BRAWNIN-like, whose amino-acid sequence is MPAGVPLGTYLKMFAASLLSMCAGAEVVHRYYRPDLTIPENPPKPGELKTELLGLKERQHQPQLSQQ